One region of Quercus lobata isolate SW786 chromosome 2, ValleyOak3.0 Primary Assembly, whole genome shotgun sequence genomic DNA includes:
- the LOC115974679 gene encoding glyceraldehyde-3-phosphate dehydrogenase B, chloroplastic yields the protein MASHAALASSRIPTNTRLPSKNFHSFPTQCSSKRLEVAEFSGLRSSTCLTYSKNARGASFFDVVAAQLTPKTTGSAPVRGETVAKLKVAINGFGRIGRNFLRCWHGRKNSPLDVIVVNDSGGVKNASHLLKYDSMLGTFKADVKILDDTTITVDGKPVKVVSNRDPLKLPWAELGIDIVIEGTGVFVDGPGAGKHIQAGAKKVIITAPAKGADIPTYVLGVNEKDYSHEVANIVSNASCTTNCLAPFVKVLDEEFSIVKGTMTTTHSYTGDQRLLDASHRDLRRARAAALNIVPTSTGAAKAVSLVLPQLKGKLNGIALRVPTPNVSVVDLVINVAKKGISAEDVNGAFRKAAEGPLKGILDVCDVPLVSVDFRCTDVSSTIDSSLTMVMGDDMVKVVAWYDNEWGYSQRVVDLAHLVALRWPGSAFAGSGDPLEDFCKANPADEECRVYEA from the exons ATGGCCAGCCATGCAGCTCTAGCTTCTTCAAGAATTCCAACCAACACAAGGCTTCCCTCTAAGAATTTCCACTCTTTCCCAACCCAATGCTCCTCTAAG AGGCTGGAAGTAGCTGAGTTCTCTGGGCTAAGATCCAGTACATGTTTGACCTACTCCAAGAATGCTAGAGGGGCATCCTTCTTTGATGTTGTGGCTGCCCAACTTACTCCCAAG ACAACAGGATCAGCTCCAGTTAGGGGAGAAACAGTGGCCAAACTGAAGGTAGCAATCAACGGATTTGGACGTATTGGCAGGAACTTCCTCCGATGCTGGCATGGGCGCAAAAACTCACCCCTTGATGTTATCGTTGTCAATGACAGTGGTGGTGTCAAGAAT GCTTCACATCTGCTAAAGTATGACTCTATGCTGGGGACATTCAAAGCAGATGTGAAAATACTAGACGACACCACCATAACCGTTGATGGTAAGCCCGTCAAGGTTGTCTCCAACAGGGACCCTCTCAAGCTCCCTTGGGCTGAACTTGGCATTGACATTGTTATTGAG GGAACAGGAGTGTTTGTGGATGGTCCCGGTGCTGGGAAACACATCCAAGCTGGTGCCAAGAAAGTTATCATCACTGCTCCAGCAAAAGGTGCTGACATTCCAACCTATGTTCTTGGGGTAAATGAAAAGGATTACTCGCACGAGGTTGCTAATATTGTTAG CAATGCTTCGTGTACCACTAACTGCCTGGCTCCTTTTGTGAAAGTCTTGGATGAAGAATTCA GCATTGTCAAGGGAACCATGACAACCACTCATTCCTACACTGGAGACCAG AGGCTCTTGGATGCTTCACACAGAGACTTGAGGCGAGCCAGGGCTGCAGCATTGAACATAGTACCAACAAGCACTGGTGCAGCCAAGGCCGTGTCTCTAGTGCTACCCCAGCTCAAGGGCAAGCTCAATGGCATTGCACTCCGTGTGCCTACTCCTAATGTGTCCGTTGTTGACCTTGTTATAAACGTTGCGAAGAAGGGCATTTCAGCAGAAGATGTCAATGGAGCCTTTAGAAAAGCAGCTGAGGGGCCACTGAAGGGCATATTGGATGTGTGTGATGTCCCTCTTGTTTCAGTAGACTTCCGGTGCACAGATGTTTCTTCTACCATTGACTCTTCATTGACAATGGTCATGGGTGATGATATGGTCAAGGTGGTTGCTTGGTACGACAATGAATGGGGATACAG CCAAAGGGTCGTTGATCTGGCTCATTTGGTAGCATTAAGGTGGCCAGGTTCAGCTTTTGCAGGTAGCGGAGACCCATTAGAGGACTTCTGCAAGGCAAACCCAGCTGACGAGGAGTGCAGAGTCTATGAAGCTTAG